One genomic window of Polyangium aurulentum includes the following:
- a CDS encoding NmrA/HSCARG family protein, protein MMNPKGKEILVTGATGAQGGAVVRHLMSRGWGVRALTRDPDKPAARKLAENGARVVRGDQEDRRSLDEAVEGAYGVFSVQNFWDGFPARVLGAEGEVRQGKNLADAAKAARVEHFVQTTAAGSARSGLKHVDSKRDIEDYARQLELPMTLIRPVFFMDNFNTEVFGMRQQVMAGRLALPLAPTRRLQMVATDDIGHFAALAFERPEDFIGTSFDLAGDQPTMPEAAAIFSRVLGREIRFVGDPAHIQEMRKVSPELAGTFAAFNARTTEVLIAALRALHPEMWSFETFLRKTGWEPAAKG, encoded by the coding sequence ATGATGAATCCGAAGGGCAAAGAGATTCTCGTCACCGGAGCGACCGGGGCTCAAGGCGGCGCCGTCGTGCGCCACCTGATGAGCCGCGGCTGGGGCGTGCGCGCACTGACGCGCGATCCGGACAAGCCTGCGGCGCGGAAGCTGGCCGAGAATGGCGCTCGCGTGGTGCGCGGCGACCAGGAGGATCGCCGCTCGCTGGACGAGGCCGTGGAAGGGGCCTACGGCGTCTTCTCGGTCCAGAACTTCTGGGATGGCTTTCCGGCGCGGGTCCTGGGCGCCGAGGGCGAGGTGCGGCAAGGCAAGAACCTGGCGGACGCGGCCAAGGCGGCTCGGGTCGAGCATTTCGTGCAGACGACCGCTGCCGGGTCGGCCCGCAGCGGCCTCAAGCACGTCGATTCGAAGCGCGACATCGAGGATTACGCTCGCCAGCTCGAGCTACCGATGACCCTGATCCGGCCGGTCTTCTTCATGGACAACTTCAACACCGAGGTCTTCGGTATGCGGCAGCAGGTCATGGCCGGACGCCTGGCATTGCCGCTTGCGCCGACCCGCCGGCTTCAGATGGTGGCGACCGACGATATCGGCCACTTCGCCGCGCTGGCCTTCGAGCGGCCCGAGGACTTCATCGGGACGAGCTTCGACCTGGCGGGGGACCAGCCCACCATGCCGGAGGCCGCGGCGATCTTCAGCCGCGTGCTCGGCCGCGAGATACGTTTCGTGGGAGATCCGGCGCATATTCAGGAGATGCGCAAGGTCAGCCCCGAGCTGGCGGGGACCTTCGCGGCATTCAACGCCCGCACCACCGAGGTGCTCATCGCTGCCTTGCGAGCGCTGCATCCGGAGATGTGGAGCTTCGAGACCTTCCTTCGCAAGACCGGCTGGGAACCCGCAGCGAAGGGCTGA
- a CDS encoding C10 family peptidase translates to MNTLKVGRRSAFLYSLTFLALLQAGCAVEPDDQFGEEDPTTSQEALGGDPDLIPLEEAKSLATGLLAKEAATSRVRQIKDQHVERENDVPVLYVFNFTEGGFAVVSADKRQAPVLAYADKGSFDMRALRDGALPEGVAEWMEHAREVTRDIRSGRTAALSDRKTYERFKADTTQNIEIPGGGGPCSGSYTNTKQLNMPAQWNQGCGYNDEAPLASGGPCGRAWAGCVAVAMGQVMKYYQYPGGYNWAGMYNYSSTPDTAHLLRDVGNSVGMSYGANGSGASMGSIDNALENFGYSTSAEHTSYGFWKVRDEIIANRPVIMSGTKDCDFLGFPTCSGHAWVVDGYKESFYCETQVYYNYLRNNWGWGGNYDGWYYDYKLNPGGKDYSYHNELIIGIKP, encoded by the coding sequence ATGAATACGCTCAAGGTCGGACGGCGCAGCGCATTTCTTTACTCCCTGACGTTCCTCGCGCTCCTGCAGGCGGGATGCGCCGTGGAGCCCGACGACCAATTCGGAGAAGAAGACCCGACGACGAGCCAGGAAGCGCTCGGCGGCGATCCCGACCTGATCCCGCTCGAGGAGGCCAAGAGCCTGGCGACTGGGCTCCTCGCCAAAGAGGCCGCCACGAGCCGGGTCCGGCAGATCAAGGATCAGCACGTGGAGCGTGAAAACGACGTCCCCGTGCTCTACGTCTTCAATTTCACGGAGGGCGGGTTCGCCGTCGTGTCCGCGGACAAGCGGCAAGCCCCGGTCCTCGCGTACGCGGACAAGGGCTCCTTCGACATGAGGGCGCTCAGGGACGGAGCGCTCCCCGAGGGTGTGGCCGAATGGATGGAGCACGCCCGCGAGGTCACCCGCGACATCAGGAGCGGCAGGACCGCGGCGCTGTCGGATCGCAAGACCTACGAGCGATTCAAGGCCGATACGACCCAGAACATCGAAATCCCCGGCGGTGGCGGGCCGTGCTCGGGCTCTTACACGAACACGAAACAGCTCAACATGCCGGCCCAGTGGAATCAGGGCTGCGGCTACAACGACGAGGCTCCGCTCGCGAGCGGCGGGCCGTGCGGCCGCGCCTGGGCGGGGTGTGTCGCGGTGGCCATGGGCCAGGTCATGAAATACTACCAGTACCCCGGCGGCTACAACTGGGCGGGCATGTACAACTACAGCAGCACCCCGGACACGGCCCATTTGCTGCGGGACGTCGGCAACAGCGTGGGCATGAGCTACGGCGCGAACGGCTCGGGGGCCTCCATGGGCTCCATCGACAATGCGCTGGAGAATTTCGGCTACTCCACCTCGGCGGAGCACACGAGCTACGGGTTCTGGAAGGTGCGGGACGAGATCATCGCCAACAGGCCGGTGATCATGTCCGGCACCAAGGACTGCGATTTCCTGGGCTTCCCGACCTGCAGCGGCCACGCGTGGGTCGTGGACGGGTACAAGGAGAGCTTCTACTGCGAGACGCAGGTCTATTACAACTACCTGCGCAACAACTGGGGCTGGGGCGGCAACTACGACGGCTGGTACTACGATTACAAGCTGAACCCCGGGGGCAAGGATTACAGCTACCACAACGAGCTGATCATCGGCATCAAGCCCTGA
- a CDS encoding RCC1-like domain-containing protein — protein MLGRGAGRALFARGLVALVAVVTVACSDDPRPGSTDGGTGGTGGNGATSTGGPGGSGGTGGIGGTGGTGGTGGSGGGSDCTAGASQNVPCGFNDNGEQTQVCTDGVWVDEGPCVDPDECVNGSQQSEPCGQNGAGTVTSVCTAGAWKPGECVDPDVCTNGATQQTACGLNGAGSKPQICTSGQWQDDGACNDPDVCTNGTMQSAACGLNGAGSKPQVCTAGQWKDDGACVDPDVCTNGATQQTACGFNGAGSKPQVCTSGQWQDNGVCNDPDVCANGATQQTACGLNGAGKKPQVCTSGQWQDNGACVDPDICTNGATQQATCGLNGAGTKPQVCTAGQWQDNGACNDPDVCANGATQQVACGLNGAGTKPQVCTAGQWQDNGACNDPDVCKNGATQEVACGLNGRGDQAQTCTQGAWVNTGACIDPDECVDNKVELATCPGGVQGATCVQGTWVEDNACEKGLISANEQQTCAVVKGKVYCWGLGSSGQLGNGTTTSTGTPTQVSNLTDAVSVSTGMYHACALRATGAVVCWGAGNYGRLGNGAMTNSTTPVTVSGLNDAVAIDASIDHSCALRATGAVVCWGAGSSGQLGNGSTATSTTPVTVSNLTDAVAINTGGAHACALRATGAVVCWGAGSRGQLGNGIPGSQTSPVSVFGLNDAISISAGWGYTCALRANGSAVCWGSGASGQLGNGATNDMFTPVVVSNLVDAVAIEASNATNYGNSGPEWGHTCALRKDGSVRCWGYGINGQLGQGAFSTNMGGVAVAGLSDARAVTTGWRHSCAQRSNGELRCWGNAENGQLGNGTITATSVPIPAVNISDAVEITAGRAHTCALRSNGEVQCWGEGTDGQLGNNIKADQSTPVTVSSLTGVVQVRAGGDHTCALLQGGQVRCWGYNYSGQLGNGTTTDAAVPVAVSNLTDAVAISAGNSHTCAARQNGQVRCWGNGNYGMLGNGTTTNQNKPVDVVNVTDAVDIAVGDSHTCALRASGGVWCWGLGGSGQLGHAALTSSSTPVAVVGMSDATGLDAGNFYTCAVRSTGAVSCWGHGGGGQLGNGATTNVTIPIQVSNLANAVQVSAGGMHTCAITALGGAFCWGIGTESQLGNGAASNALTPVPVTNMANAVAISAGASHTAAVRQTGSVATWGTVSSGQLGNGSPKVAFPIPVIGL, from the coding sequence GTGCTGGGTCGAGGGGCGGGTCGAGCGCTGTTTGCGCGGGGGCTCGTCGCGCTCGTCGCGGTCGTGACCGTGGCGTGCAGCGACGATCCGAGGCCTGGAAGCACGGACGGCGGCACGGGCGGGACCGGCGGCAATGGCGCGACCAGCACCGGCGGGCCTGGTGGATCGGGCGGCACGGGCGGGATCGGGGGCACGGGCGGCACGGGCGGGACCGGCGGCAGTGGCGGAGGATCCGACTGTACGGCGGGCGCGTCGCAGAACGTGCCGTGCGGCTTCAATGACAACGGAGAGCAGACGCAGGTCTGCACCGACGGCGTCTGGGTCGACGAGGGCCCATGCGTGGATCCTGACGAGTGCGTCAACGGATCCCAGCAGAGCGAGCCTTGTGGCCAGAATGGCGCCGGGACGGTGACCTCGGTCTGCACGGCCGGCGCCTGGAAGCCGGGCGAATGCGTCGATCCCGACGTCTGCACGAATGGCGCGACCCAGCAGACGGCGTGCGGATTGAACGGGGCGGGCTCGAAGCCGCAGATCTGCACGTCCGGGCAATGGCAGGACGACGGGGCCTGCAATGACCCCGACGTCTGCACGAATGGTACGATGCAGAGTGCTGCATGCGGGCTGAACGGGGCGGGCTCGAAGCCGCAGGTCTGCACCGCGGGCCAGTGGAAGGATGATGGCGCCTGCGTCGACCCCGACGTCTGCACGAACGGCGCGACCCAGCAGACGGCGTGCGGGTTCAACGGTGCGGGCTCGAAGCCGCAGGTCTGCACGTCCGGGCAATGGCAGGACAACGGCGTCTGCAATGACCCCGACGTCTGCGCGAACGGCGCGACCCAGCAGACGGCGTGCGGGCTGAACGGGGCGGGTAAGAAGCCGCAGGTTTGCACGTCCGGGCAATGGCAGGACAACGGCGCCTGCGTCGACCCCGACATCTGCACGAACGGCGCGACCCAGCAGGCGACGTGCGGGCTGAACGGGGCAGGCACGAAGCCGCAGGTTTGCACCGCGGGTCAATGGCAGGACAATGGTGCCTGCAATGACCCCGACGTCTGCGCGAATGGGGCGACCCAGCAGGTGGCGTGCGGGCTGAACGGGGCGGGCACCAAGCCGCAGGTCTGCACCGCGGGCCAGTGGCAGGACAATGGGGCTTGCAACGACCCCGACGTCTGCAAGAACGGCGCGACGCAGGAAGTTGCGTGCGGGCTCAATGGGCGCGGGGATCAGGCGCAGACGTGCACGCAGGGCGCTTGGGTGAATACCGGCGCGTGCATCGACCCCGACGAGTGCGTCGATAACAAGGTGGAGCTCGCCACGTGCCCCGGTGGTGTCCAGGGCGCGACGTGCGTGCAGGGGACCTGGGTCGAGGACAACGCGTGCGAGAAGGGCCTGATCAGCGCGAATGAACAGCAAACGTGCGCTGTCGTGAAAGGGAAGGTCTACTGCTGGGGCCTCGGCAGCAGCGGCCAGCTCGGCAATGGAACCACGACCTCGACGGGCACGCCGACGCAGGTCTCGAACCTGACCGACGCCGTCTCCGTCTCGACCGGCATGTACCACGCGTGCGCGCTTCGAGCGACCGGCGCCGTCGTGTGCTGGGGAGCGGGCAACTACGGCCGGCTCGGAAACGGCGCCATGACGAATTCGACGACGCCGGTCACCGTGTCCGGTCTCAATGACGCCGTGGCCATCGACGCATCGATCGATCACTCGTGCGCGCTGCGCGCTACCGGCGCCGTCGTGTGCTGGGGAGCGGGCAGCTCGGGCCAGCTCGGAAACGGATCGACGGCGACTTCGACGACGCCGGTCACCGTCTCCAACCTCACCGACGCCGTCGCCATCAATACGGGCGGCGCACATGCCTGCGCGCTACGCGCCACCGGCGCCGTCGTGTGCTGGGGTGCAGGATCGAGGGGACAGCTTGGAAACGGCATCCCCGGGAGCCAGACGTCGCCCGTATCCGTCTTCGGCCTGAACGACGCGATATCGATATCTGCAGGCTGGGGGTACACCTGTGCCCTCAGGGCAAACGGCAGCGCTGTCTGCTGGGGTTCAGGGGCCAGCGGCCAGCTCGGCAATGGGGCCACGAACGACATGTTCACGCCCGTCGTGGTGTCGAACCTGGTGGATGCGGTGGCCATCGAGGCGAGCAACGCGACCAATTACGGGAACTCGGGCCCGGAATGGGGTCACACGTGCGCGCTGCGCAAGGACGGCTCCGTCCGGTGCTGGGGGTATGGCATCAACGGTCAGCTCGGGCAGGGCGCGTTCTCCACGAACATGGGCGGCGTCGCCGTCGCGGGCCTGAGCGACGCGCGCGCCGTGACGACGGGCTGGCGTCACTCGTGCGCGCAGCGAAGCAATGGTGAGCTCCGCTGCTGGGGGAATGCAGAAAATGGGCAGCTCGGGAATGGAACGATCACCGCCACGTCGGTGCCGATCCCTGCCGTGAACATCAGCGACGCGGTGGAGATCACCGCGGGCAGGGCCCACACGTGCGCGCTTCGATCGAACGGCGAGGTCCAGTGCTGGGGCGAAGGCACCGACGGTCAGCTCGGCAATAACATCAAGGCGGACCAGTCGACGCCCGTCACCGTGTCCAGCCTGACCGGCGTCGTTCAGGTCCGCGCGGGCGGCGACCACACGTGCGCTCTGCTCCAGGGCGGGCAGGTTCGGTGTTGGGGTTATAATTACTCGGGGCAGCTCGGGAACGGCACCACGACCGACGCGGCCGTGCCCGTCGCGGTGTCGAACCTGACGGACGCCGTCGCGATCAGCGCAGGAAATTCGCACACGTGCGCTGCGCGCCAGAATGGGCAAGTGCGATGCTGGGGCAACGGAAATTACGGAATGCTCGGGAACGGGACCACGACCAACCAGAACAAGCCTGTCGACGTGGTCAACGTGACTGACGCCGTCGACATCGCGGTCGGCGACTCTCACACGTGCGCCTTGCGCGCGTCGGGCGGCGTCTGGTGCTGGGGCCTGGGTGGGAGCGGGCAGCTCGGACATGCCGCATTGACGAGCTCGTCGACGCCGGTCGCGGTCGTGGGGATGAGCGACGCCACGGGGCTCGATGCAGGGAACTTTTACACGTGCGCGGTCCGCAGCACGGGCGCGGTGAGCTGCTGGGGTCACGGCGGCGGCGGACAGCTCGGGAACGGCGCGACGACGAACGTCACCATTCCCATCCAAGTCTCGAACCTCGCCAATGCCGTGCAAGTGAGCGCGGGCGGCATGCACACCTGCGCGATCACGGCCCTGGGAGGCGCTTTCTGCTGGGGCATCGGCACGGAATCACAGCTCGGAAACGGCGCGGCGAGCAATGCGCTGACGCCGGTGCCCGTCACGAACATGGCCAACGCGGTCGCCATCAGCGCCGGCGCGAGCCACACCGCCGCGGTCCGTCAGACGGGCTCCGTCGCGACGTGGGGCACCGTGAGCTCGGGTCAGCTCGGCAATGGCAGCCCGAAGGTGGCGTTCCCCATCCCGGTCATCGGTCTGTGA
- a CDS encoding VOC family protein: MTVKLNHTIVPARDKKVAATFLTEMLGLASPVPFGPFLSVQLDNDITLDFVDSPDEFRPMHLAFLISEAEFDQIFGRIRERQIEHWADPQRQHPGEINRHDGGRGVYFLDPDGHFLEIITRPYGSGGG; encoded by the coding sequence ATGACCGTAAAGCTCAACCACACCATTGTACCGGCGCGGGACAAGAAGGTGGCCGCCACCTTCCTCACCGAGATGCTGGGCCTCGCCAGCCCGGTTCCATTCGGCCCCTTCCTCAGCGTTCAGCTCGACAACGACATCACGCTGGACTTCGTCGACAGCCCTGACGAATTCCGCCCGATGCACCTGGCGTTTCTGATCAGCGAGGCCGAGTTCGACCAGATTTTCGGTCGCATTCGCGAGCGCCAGATCGAGCACTGGGCCGATCCCCAGAGGCAGCACCCCGGCGAGATCAACCGGCACGACGGCGGACGCGGCGTGTACTTCCTCGATCCCGACGGGCACTTTCTGGAGATCATCACCCGCCCATACGGCAGCGGCGGAGGCTGA
- a CDS encoding TonB-dependent receptor domain-containing protein, translated as MARPALGQEPPTAGAASPIAPASALSTITGVALDTTSKAPMAGVTVTLSSPSLAGGEQTAVTDANGVYTFKDLPAGKYQVRFETSGFKSLARDVELEEAKSVTADVELLPEQPTASPAATLGSSAITGVAIDTTSKKPVADVVVTLTSPSLPGGEMIEVTDAKGAFTFKGLPAGSYKVRFEGPAFKPLAKDITVASGKRFTANVELLPDLLVEEIVVTGTRIPRLGIDTAAPVTTVSRAQILGSGRTSVGDVLQTLPEQTGGINTSVNNGGDGSTRINLRGFGTNRTLVLVNGRRMVAGGTGADPTVDLNTIPTAAIERIEILKDGASAVYGSDAISGVVNIITRTDYNATEISGFTGISQHGDGRIYDVSFTTGHSTERGNIIFSAGFYNQTTVWAGNRDFSRYDYGVAGYDWDSARKFTGGSSATPVGRFGKPAGMGNAAWEALKEQYPDAVNFTIGADGKWRPFNSAGVTEAGGDFYNYQPAQYLVTPQTRVSLYSSGSFRLKGSVKAYYEAMYTHRESEQRLAAEPLFTDTEGVVVSKDNLYNPWGVDFTTVRRRLVEFGNRIYNQDLDTFRVVTGVKGNFMPTWNWDMSVNYGRTQGVSTRAGLLQLSKLARALGPSYRDEDGVARCGTPDAPIAGCVPLNLFGGAGAITPEMRDYLTYKGTGRGYNQQILLSLGTAGEIVKIANAPRKIGFAAGFEHRREAGALIRDPLTAQGDTTGTKGADTQGAYTVNEAFVEVNLPILGRFGDWAGPGTLLELDAAARFVNYSTFGSNFTYKAGARVSPIKDITLRGTFATAFRAPSVNELYLGARDDFPNVTDPCANRTQGTELDKACDAQGVPDDLADDRGQLMSRIGGNATLQPETAKSFTIGAVLVPRWLKDVELTVDYYNIAVTNSIQSVTPAVILASCYPAQGGVAPTYCERIRRSADGLIRSIDDPLTNVGGDRISGVDFQVDYSPQTPIGAVGLTFNFNYLGFYDRTLADGRVINAKGTYDLQLVLPSWKGNINLAYAHGGWNGMLVVRWRQGFRECEDNACQQTDPSAPPPRSRDVSAYAAADLNIGYKLSHPGGSATNFGVGVNNLFDATPPYIVNGFLAASDATAYDFMGRYFYLRMSHEIK; from the coding sequence TTGGCACGTCCCGCCCTGGGGCAAGAGCCGCCGACCGCGGGGGCGGCGTCCCCCATCGCGCCGGCGTCGGCGCTCTCCACCATCACGGGCGTCGCGCTCGACACGACGAGCAAGGCGCCGATGGCAGGCGTCACCGTCACGCTGAGTTCGCCTTCTCTCGCCGGCGGCGAGCAGACCGCGGTCACGGACGCGAACGGCGTCTACACGTTCAAGGACCTGCCCGCGGGCAAGTACCAGGTGCGCTTCGAGACGTCGGGGTTCAAGTCGCTCGCGAGAGACGTCGAGCTCGAGGAAGCAAAGAGCGTCACCGCCGACGTCGAGCTGCTCCCCGAGCAGCCCACGGCTTCACCCGCGGCGACGCTCGGATCTTCCGCCATCACGGGCGTCGCGATCGACACCACGAGCAAGAAGCCCGTGGCAGACGTCGTCGTCACGTTGACCTCGCCGTCGCTGCCCGGCGGCGAGATGATCGAGGTCACCGACGCGAAGGGCGCCTTCACGTTCAAGGGACTGCCCGCGGGCAGCTACAAGGTGCGCTTCGAGGGGCCGGCGTTCAAGCCGCTCGCGAAGGACATCACGGTCGCGAGCGGCAAGCGCTTCACGGCCAATGTCGAGCTGCTCCCCGACCTTCTCGTCGAGGAGATCGTCGTCACGGGCACGCGCATTCCGCGGCTCGGGATCGACACGGCCGCTCCGGTCACCACGGTGAGCCGCGCGCAGATCCTGGGCTCTGGCCGCACGTCGGTCGGCGATGTCCTCCAGACCCTCCCCGAGCAGACCGGCGGTATCAACACGTCGGTCAACAATGGCGGAGACGGCTCCACGCGCATCAACCTGCGCGGCTTCGGCACCAACCGTACCCTCGTCCTCGTGAACGGCCGCCGCATGGTGGCGGGCGGAACGGGCGCGGATCCCACAGTCGATCTCAATACCATCCCGACCGCCGCCATCGAGCGGATCGAGATCCTCAAGGACGGCGCGTCGGCCGTTTACGGCTCGGACGCCATCTCGGGCGTCGTCAACATCATCACCCGCACCGACTACAACGCGACCGAGATCTCGGGCTTCACCGGCATCTCGCAGCACGGGGACGGGCGGATCTACGATGTCTCCTTCACGACCGGCCACTCCACCGAGCGCGGCAACATCATCTTCTCGGCCGGGTTCTACAACCAGACGACTGTCTGGGCCGGCAATCGCGATTTCAGCCGATACGATTACGGCGTCGCTGGCTATGACTGGGACTCGGCGCGGAAGTTCACGGGCGGCAGCTCCGCCACCCCGGTCGGCCGCTTCGGGAAGCCCGCCGGCATGGGCAACGCGGCCTGGGAGGCGCTGAAGGAGCAGTATCCGGACGCCGTGAACTTCACCATCGGCGCCGACGGCAAGTGGCGGCCCTTCAATAGCGCCGGCGTGACGGAGGCGGGCGGCGACTTTTACAATTACCAGCCGGCGCAATACCTGGTCACCCCGCAGACCCGCGTGAGCCTCTACTCGAGCGGCTCGTTCCGGCTCAAGGGCAGCGTGAAGGCCTATTACGAGGCCATGTACACGCACCGCGAGTCGGAGCAGAGGCTCGCGGCCGAGCCGCTCTTCACGGATACCGAGGGGGTCGTCGTCTCCAAGGACAACCTCTACAACCCCTGGGGCGTCGACTTCACCACGGTTCGCCGCCGCCTCGTGGAGTTCGGCAATCGCATCTACAACCAGGACCTCGACACCTTCCGCGTCGTCACCGGCGTGAAGGGCAATTTCATGCCGACCTGGAACTGGGACATGTCGGTCAACTATGGCCGCACCCAGGGCGTCTCCACCCGAGCCGGCTTGCTCCAGCTCAGCAAGCTCGCGAGGGCGCTCGGCCCGAGCTACAGGGACGAGGACGGCGTGGCTCGCTGCGGCACCCCGGACGCGCCGATCGCCGGTTGCGTGCCGCTCAATCTCTTCGGCGGCGCAGGCGCCATCACCCCGGAGATGCGCGATTACCTGACCTACAAGGGGACCGGGCGCGGCTACAATCAGCAGATTCTGCTCTCGCTCGGGACGGCTGGCGAGATCGTGAAGATCGCCAATGCGCCTCGCAAGATCGGCTTCGCCGCCGGTTTCGAGCACCGCCGCGAGGCGGGCGCGTTGATCCGCGACCCGCTCACGGCCCAGGGCGATACCACCGGCACGAAAGGCGCGGACACCCAGGGCGCCTATACGGTGAACGAGGCCTTCGTCGAAGTGAACCTCCCGATCCTCGGCCGCTTCGGAGACTGGGCGGGCCCGGGGACTCTGCTCGAGCTCGACGCGGCCGCGCGCTTCGTCAATTACAGCACGTTCGGCAGCAATTTCACGTACAAGGCCGGCGCGCGCGTCAGCCCGATCAAGGACATCACGCTGCGCGGCACCTTCGCGACCGCGTTCCGCGCGCCCTCCGTGAACGAGCTGTATCTCGGCGCCAGGGACGACTTCCCGAACGTCACCGACCCTTGCGCCAATCGCACCCAGGGCACGGAGCTCGACAAAGCCTGCGATGCGCAGGGCGTCCCGGATGATCTCGCCGACGACCGCGGCCAGCTCATGTCGCGCATCGGCGGCAACGCCACGCTGCAGCCGGAGACGGCCAAGTCCTTCACGATTGGCGCGGTGCTGGTGCCGCGCTGGCTGAAGGACGTCGAGCTGACCGTCGATTACTACAACATCGCCGTCACCAACTCGATCCAGTCGGTCACCCCCGCCGTCATCCTCGCGAGCTGCTACCCCGCGCAGGGCGGCGTCGCGCCGACGTATTGCGAGCGCATCCGCCGCAGCGCCGATGGCCTGATCCGCAGCATCGACGACCCGCTCACGAACGTCGGCGGTGACCGGATCAGCGGCGTCGACTTCCAGGTCGATTACTCGCCGCAGACCCCGATCGGCGCCGTGGGCTTGACGTTCAATTTCAACTACCTCGGCTTCTACGACCGGACCCTCGCGGACGGCCGCGTCATCAATGCGAAGGGGACCTACGATCTCCAGCTCGTCCTGCCCTCGTGGAAGGGCAACATCAACCTCGCCTATGCTCACGGCGGCTGGAATGGCATGCTCGTCGTGCGCTGGCGCCAGGGCTTCCGCGAGTGCGAGGACAACGCCTGCCAGCAGACGGATCCGAGCGCGCCCCCGCCCCGCAGCCGCGACGTCTCCGCGTATGCGGCCGCGGACCTCAACATCGGTTACAAGCTCAGCCACCCCGGCGGCTCGGCCACCAATTTCGGGGTTGGCGTGAACAACCTGTTCGATGCGACGCCCCCGTACATCGTCAACGGGTTCCTGGCCGCGTCGGACGCCACGGCGTACGACTTCATGGGCCGTTACTTCTATCTGCGGATGTCTCACGAGATCAAGTGA
- a CDS encoding PfkB family carbohydrate kinase, translating into MAEPDILLIGHVARDLISTDPNGAYRLGGTVSFAAVTAVKLGRRATILTSAAPGTDFSELPREVELHVLPSEAPTTFANVYTEAGRIQYSYSQARAITSADIDPSLRRPRAALLGPIADEIRPDVAHVFDEETLVVATPQGWMRRFDETGRVHGKPWESASEILPHVDAVVLSLEDIGADLRRLDPIVERVPLVVLTEYRDGSTLYRRRDDGTTLVTRIPPRPAREVDPTGAGDIFATAFMIRFQETRDPVEAARFANVTASFGVEAIGVAGIPSREEVLAYMAKNPLRDEGDG; encoded by the coding sequence ATGGCCGAGCCGGACATCCTGCTCATCGGGCATGTCGCCCGTGATCTGATCAGCACCGACCCGAACGGCGCCTACCGCCTCGGGGGCACCGTCAGCTTCGCCGCGGTCACGGCGGTGAAGCTGGGGCGGAGGGCGACAATCCTCACCTCTGCCGCGCCGGGGACCGACTTCTCCGAGCTGCCCCGCGAGGTGGAGCTGCACGTCCTGCCGTCGGAGGCGCCCACGACCTTCGCCAATGTCTATACCGAGGCGGGTCGAATTCAATATTCCTACTCGCAGGCGCGCGCGATCACCTCCGCCGATATCGACCCTTCCCTGCGCCGGCCGCGGGCGGCGCTGCTCGGCCCGATCGCCGACGAGATACGGCCCGACGTGGCCCACGTCTTCGACGAGGAAACGCTCGTCGTGGCCACGCCCCAGGGGTGGATGCGTCGCTTCGACGAGACCGGCCGCGTCCATGGCAAACCATGGGAGAGCGCGAGCGAGATTCTCCCGCACGTCGATGCGGTCGTGCTCTCCCTCGAGGACATCGGCGCCGATCTCCGCCGCCTGGATCCGATCGTCGAGCGCGTGCCCCTCGTGGTGCTGACCGAATACCGTGACGGGAGCACGCTCTACCGGCGCCGCGACGACGGGACGACCCTCGTGACGCGAATCCCGCCGCGCCCGGCCAGAGAGGTCGATCCCACCGGCGCCGGAGACATCTTCGCGACGGCGTTCATGATTCGCTTTCAGGAGACGCGAGACCCGGTCGAGGCGGCGCGCTTCGCCAACGTCACCGCCTCTTTCGGCGTCGAGGCCATCGGCGTGGCCGGCATTCCGAGCCGCGAAGAGGTGCTCGCGTACATGGCGAAGAACCCATTGCGAGACGAAGGCGACGGATGA